Proteins from a single region of Sneathiella aquimaris:
- a CDS encoding TRAP transporter small permease yields the protein MKMSDEYEEGGDNSPSFHGRALGFLAKLAAVLSAVLIVFTLAITGYSVLQRYVFGTPLTWTDELSGFLVVAIVMLGAAETLRKGEHISVDLLSSKARGISAKILGIWGYVSTAFVAGVLLISGWAAVEFSWNIGVYSDGYLEAPLWIPQSFLLVGGGLLMLLAISRAIDLLVGKRQK from the coding sequence ATGAAAATGTCAGATGAATATGAGGAAGGGGGGGATAACTCCCCTTCTTTTCACGGCAGGGCTTTAGGCTTTCTTGCAAAGCTGGCGGCGGTGTTGAGCGCTGTCCTTATTGTTTTTACCCTGGCAATTACAGGATATAGCGTTCTTCAACGCTATGTGTTTGGAACCCCGCTCACCTGGACAGATGAGCTGTCTGGTTTTCTCGTCGTTGCGATTGTTATGTTGGGGGCGGCCGAAACTTTGCGCAAGGGCGAGCATATCAGCGTTGATTTATTGTCTTCAAAAGCGCGGGGTATTTCCGCGAAGATATTGGGGATTTGGGGATACGTATCTACTGCCTTTGTCGCAGGCGTTCTGTTAATTAGCGGTTGGGCCGCTGTAGAGTTTTCCTGGAATATCGGCGTGTATTCGGATGGTTATCTTGAGGCTCCCTTATGGATACCGCAGTCATTCCTGTTGGTTGGGGGCGGTTTATTGATGCTTCTCGCGATTTCCCGTGCGATTGATTTACTTGTCGGAAAGAGGCAGAAATAA
- a CDS encoding TRAP transporter large permease, whose protein sequence is MATFFILCLLIVLLLTGMPIFAGLGLASVAIMLVTEGSISSVADTVFAKLDNGLLTAIPMFAFMAHVMIKSRVVDDLYEAANAMVGHFKGGLGVATVLSCTIFAAISGSSVATALTIGSSAIPQMQRFGYRPRDAYGVIAAGGTLGILIPPSGPLILYAIVTETSIGALFLAGFVPGILMALIFAFHCISQAYFQKERKDSSWIGWKNCGSALKRSIWSLLMPPLVLGGIYSGIFTASEAASIGCIYALLVGAFVYRNFGFKELGETAYETVRTTAMLFMILAAAAMFGHAVTIIRLPIELMESVTALGLSPLSFILVVMLVIFVLGMFLETISIILITTPIILPALIQLDINLIWYGILLMINLELALITPPVGMNLFVIKGIANAPLAEVIRGSLPYVLLMLLGLFLVMMIPGLALWLPEIAGFGR, encoded by the coding sequence ATGGCAACGTTTTTTATTCTCTGTCTTCTGATCGTTCTTTTATTAACGGGGATGCCAATTTTTGCAGGCCTCGGCCTGGCTTCCGTTGCAATCATGCTTGTGACAGAAGGCAGCATTTCCAGCGTCGCAGATACGGTTTTTGCCAAACTGGATAATGGTTTGCTGACAGCAATCCCCATGTTTGCATTTATGGCCCATGTAATGATCAAATCCAGAGTAGTGGATGATCTTTATGAAGCGGCAAACGCGATGGTGGGGCATTTTAAAGGGGGATTGGGTGTTGCGACCGTTCTCTCCTGCACAATCTTTGCCGCCATTTCCGGCTCATCGGTTGCAACGGCGTTGACCATTGGTTCCAGTGCTATTCCGCAGATGCAACGGTTTGGATATCGACCAAGGGATGCCTATGGTGTCATCGCTGCGGGCGGAACGTTGGGTATTCTTATCCCGCCGTCGGGGCCCCTTATTCTGTATGCGATTGTGACAGAAACCTCCATTGGCGCCTTGTTTTTAGCGGGTTTTGTTCCGGGTATTTTAATGGCCCTGATCTTTGCTTTTCATTGCATTTCGCAAGCCTATTTCCAGAAAGAACGGAAAGATAGCAGCTGGATTGGCTGGAAAAATTGTGGTTCTGCCCTAAAGCGTTCAATCTGGTCGTTATTAATGCCACCGCTGGTCCTTGGAGGCATATATTCAGGGATATTTACCGCGTCGGAAGCGGCTTCAATTGGCTGTATTTACGCGCTTCTTGTCGGTGCGTTTGTGTATCGGAATTTCGGTTTTAAAGAGCTGGGTGAAACGGCGTATGAAACGGTTCGTACAACCGCAATGCTGTTTATGATTTTGGCAGCGGCAGCCATGTTTGGGCATGCGGTGACAATTATTCGTCTGCCAATTGAGCTTATGGAAAGTGTGACCGCCCTTGGATTGTCTCCACTTAGTTTCATTCTGGTGGTAATGCTGGTTATCTTTGTGTTGGGTATGTTTCTCGAGACCATTTCCATCATTCTGATTACAACACCGATCATTTTACCGGCTCTTATTCAGTTGGATATTAATCTGATCTGGTACGGCATTTTGTTAATGATCAATCTGGAGCTTGCCTTGATTACCCCGCCGGTTGGCATGAACCTGTTTGTTATCAAAGGCATTGCCAATGCCCCCTTGGCCGAAGTCATACGGGGGTCTTTGCCGTATGTCCTGTTGATGCTGCTGGGGCTGTTCCTTGTAATGATGATACCCGGTTTAGCGTTGTGGCTTCCTGAAATCGCAGGGTTTGGCCGTTAA